A stretch of the Planctomycetota bacterium genome encodes the following:
- a CDS encoding tetratricopeptide repeat protein, whose product MHNHRRTNTMTLAARVLFAAGLAGSVALTGCMGSRGSAENRNLAEARLSGMKSGTEWDMARQAFLSGDPDKALDHIDRSLALNDGVVRSHVLRGRIMMELGNFEEAMASLQQAEILGPEDVDAKYFLGVANERIGEKEEAMGHYQAAAELDSSKAIYAVAAAEMLIDIGRIDDAEAYLVDRLEVYRHSAGVRQTLGHIAMMRNESESAAAWFTEARFLAPDEPGVQEDLARAELAAGRYAEAEYNLAELLQREGFEDRRDLQHMRARCLVEVDRPVEARELLIELTDSAGGEKDVDAWIQLGHVCYTLRDLSRVRRSASRVIALAPTRPEGYLLRALQQRSTGDLDAALASLDLAIERGEGDPSPLILRGLIAQQADMPGLARTSFQRAFELDPDNQSLERMIAALDGQQDDALATEPERPNAEPAEAFTSVTDNP is encoded by the coding sequence GCGGCTCGGCCGAGAACCGCAACCTCGCCGAGGCCAGGCTCTCGGGGATGAAGAGCGGCACCGAGTGGGACATGGCACGGCAGGCCTTCCTGTCGGGCGATCCCGATAAGGCCCTCGACCACATCGATCGCTCGCTGGCGCTCAACGACGGCGTCGTGCGGTCGCACGTGCTCCGCGGCCGCATCATGATGGAGCTGGGCAACTTCGAGGAGGCGATGGCGTCGCTGCAGCAGGCCGAGATCCTCGGCCCCGAGGACGTCGACGCCAAGTACTTCCTGGGCGTTGCCAACGAGCGCATTGGCGAGAAGGAGGAGGCGATGGGCCACTACCAGGCCGCCGCCGAGCTGGATAGCTCCAAGGCGATCTACGCCGTCGCGGCCGCCGAGATGCTGATCGACATCGGTCGCATCGACGACGCCGAGGCGTACCTCGTGGACCGCCTCGAGGTGTACCGCCACAGCGCGGGCGTGCGGCAGACGCTCGGACACATCGCGATGATGCGCAATGAGTCCGAGTCCGCCGCCGCGTGGTTCACCGAAGCCCGCTTCCTGGCGCCCGACGAGCCGGGCGTGCAGGAGGACCTGGCCCGCGCGGAGCTGGCCGCCGGCCGCTACGCCGAGGCCGAGTACAACCTGGCCGAGCTGCTGCAGCGCGAGGGCTTCGAGGATCGCCGCGACCTGCAGCACATGCGGGCGCGGTGCCTCGTCGAGGTCGATCGCCCGGTGGAGGCCCGCGAGCTCCTCATCGAGCTGACCGACAGCGCGGGCGGCGAGAAGGACGTGGACGCGTGGATCCAGCTGGGCCACGTGTGCTACACCCTGCGGGACCTGTCGCGGGTCCGCCGGTCGGCCTCCCGCGTGATCGCGCTGGCGCCCACCCGCCCGGAGGGATACCTGCTGCGGGCGCTCCAGCAGCGGAGCACGGGCGACCTGGACGCGGCGCTGGCGAGCCTGGACCTGGCCATCGAGCGGGGCGAGGGCGATCCGTCGCCGCTGATCCTGCGGGGCCTGATCGCCCAGCAGGCCGACATGCCGGGGCTGGCCCGCACCAGCTTCCAGAGGGCCTTCGAGCTGGATCCGGATAACCAGAGCCTCGAGCGGATGATCGCGGCGCTGGACGGCCAGCAGGACGACGCGCTTGCGACCGAGCCCGAGCGGCCCAACGCCGAGCCGGCCGAGGCCTTCACCTCGGTGACCGACAACCCCTAG
- the recJ gene encoding single-stranded-DNA-specific exonuclease RecJ, giving the protein MLAARPALREGDLEPRLTAMHDPSGIPDLDRAAGMLLADLAEGRTIAIYGDYDVDGATASAILHHALKGLDPGARLLHYVPHRTREGYGLHAHALEELASEGARTVVTVDCGITAREPARRARELGLALIITDHHNPPARLDELPPADAVVHPRRPDSEYPFEHLCGAGVAFKLAWRLATMAGGARAMPEMRRLLLDLLPLAALGTVADVMKLVGENRAIVAHGVAMLRGTRVRGLAALAERCTKPGEPIRASDLGFRLGPRINALGRVADAAAAVELLTTDDAARIEPILAEMDRLNGQRQAIEKRIVEEAARLAEDAGMHRDERRAIVLAHEDWHPGVIGIACSRLVERYGRPTILLQRDGDICRGSGRSIPGFNLHAALGECGEHLLSFGGHDAAAGLALASDRLDAFADAFTAATNRDIEVDDLMPTLSIDAEAQLPELTVDAVAQLDRLAPFGMGNPAPRVLVRGVRVAQPPTLMGAGGGHLSIVVGQDDAAVRLVGWNWGRHAERLRAASRLDAVLVPKVETFRGTTAVRGEIADARLIP; this is encoded by the coding sequence GTGCTGGCCGCCCGCCCGGCGCTACGCGAAGGCGACCTCGAGCCACGCCTGACGGCGATGCACGATCCCTCGGGCATCCCCGACCTCGATCGTGCCGCCGGGATGCTGCTGGCCGATCTTGCCGAGGGCCGCACGATTGCGATCTATGGCGACTACGACGTCGACGGCGCTACGGCGTCGGCCATCCTGCACCACGCCCTGAAGGGCCTCGATCCCGGAGCGCGGCTGCTGCACTACGTGCCGCATCGCACCCGCGAGGGCTATGGCCTGCACGCGCACGCGCTCGAGGAGCTGGCCTCGGAGGGAGCGCGGACGGTCGTCACCGTCGACTGCGGCATCACGGCCCGGGAGCCCGCACGCCGCGCACGCGAGCTGGGTCTCGCGCTCATCATCACCGACCACCACAACCCGCCCGCGCGGCTCGACGAGCTCCCGCCCGCCGACGCCGTCGTGCATCCACGGCGGCCGGACTCGGAGTATCCCTTTGAGCACCTGTGCGGCGCGGGCGTCGCATTCAAGCTGGCATGGCGTCTGGCAACGATGGCAGGCGGCGCGCGCGCCATGCCCGAGATGCGCCGGCTGCTGCTCGACCTGCTGCCGCTGGCCGCCCTGGGCACCGTGGCCGACGTCATGAAGCTCGTCGGCGAGAACCGCGCCATCGTGGCGCACGGGGTGGCGATGCTCCGCGGCACCCGCGTCCGCGGCCTCGCCGCGCTGGCCGAACGCTGCACGAAGCCCGGCGAGCCCATCCGCGCCAGCGATCTGGGCTTCCGGCTCGGCCCGCGGATCAACGCGCTGGGCCGCGTCGCCGATGCCGCCGCCGCCGTCGAACTGCTCACCACCGACGACGCCGCCCGCATCGAGCCCATCCTGGCCGAGATGGATCGCCTGAATGGCCAGCGGCAGGCGATCGAGAAGCGGATCGTCGAGGAGGCGGCCCGGCTCGCCGAGGACGCGGGCATGCATCGCGACGAACGCCGCGCCATCGTGCTCGCCCACGAGGACTGGCACCCCGGCGTCATCGGCATCGCCTGCTCGCGGCTCGTCGAGCGCTACGGCCGCCCGACCATCCTGCTGCAGCGCGACGGCGATATCTGCCGCGGCTCGGGCCGGTCCATCCCGGGGTTCAACCTGCACGCCGCGCTGGGCGAGTGCGGCGAGCACCTCCTGAGCTTCGGCGGGCACGATGCCGCCGCGGGGCTCGCGCTGGCCAGCGATCGCCTCGACGCGTTCGCGGACGCCTTCACGGCGGCCACCAACCGCGACATCGAGGTCGACGACCTCATGCCCACGCTCTCGATCGATGCCGAGGCGCAGCTGCCCGAACTCACCGTCGATGCGGTCGCGCAGCTCGATCGGCTCGCGCCCTTCGGCATGGGCAACCCGGCCCCGCGGGTCCTCGTCCGCGGCGTGCGCGTGGCCCAGCCCCCGACGCTCATGGGCGCCGGTGGCGGGCATCTCTCGATCGTGGTGGGGCAGGACGACGCGGCCGTCCGGCTCGTCGGCTGGAACTGGGGCCGCCACGCCGAGCGACTCCGCGCCGCGTCGCGGCTCGATGCCGTGCTGGTGCCGAAGGTCGAGACCTTCCGCGGCACGACGGCCGTGCGTGGCGAGATCGCCGACGCACGGCTCATCCCGTAG
- a CDS encoding cob(I)yrinic acid a,c-diamide adenosyltransferase, with translation MVKLNKIYTRSGDGGTTGLGDGSRVAKADVRVEAYGTTDEANAAVGLAILACRGAGGPAGELASLLESIQHDLFDCGADLCVPIDDAERAGDLEHPRLRVLASQTERLEGAIDRLNADLEPLRSFVLPGGTPAAAALHLARTIVRRAERGATIAVERHADSTNAEVVRYLNRLSDLLFVMARVANPAGDVLWQPGATRGEGAG, from the coding sequence ATGGTCAAGCTCAACAAGATCTACACCCGCTCGGGCGACGGCGGCACGACCGGCCTGGGCGACGGCAGCCGCGTGGCCAAGGCCGACGTCCGCGTCGAGGCCTACGGCACGACCGACGAGGCCAACGCCGCCGTCGGGCTGGCGATCCTGGCCTGCCGGGGCGCCGGCGGTCCCGCCGGTGAGCTGGCGTCGCTGCTGGAGTCGATCCAGCACGACCTCTTCGACTGCGGGGCCGACCTGTGCGTGCCCATCGACGACGCCGAGCGGGCGGGCGACCTCGAGCACCCCAGGCTCCGCGTGCTGGCGAGCCAGACCGAGCGGCTGGAGGGCGCCATCGATCGGCTGAACGCCGACCTCGAACCGCTGCGGAGCTTCGTGCTGCCCGGCGGCACGCCGGCGGCGGCGGCGCTGCACCTGGCGCGGACCATCGTGCGGCGGGCCGAGCGGGGGGCGACCATCGCGGTCGAGCGGCACGCCGACTCGACCAACGCCGAGGTCGTGCGGTACCTCAACCGCCTGAGCGATCTGCTGTTCGTCATGGCGCGGGTGGCCAACCCGGCGGGCGACGTGCTGTGGCAGCCCGGGGCGACGCGGGGCGAGGGAGCCGGATAG
- a CDS encoding PP2C family protein-serine/threonine phosphatase — protein MAQPTFTSEFTHEFEAETGRLLRKRFLWFLGTMLALWVIEHSVALIGWKAIASLGTWMVALTALLAVADLAVYGWLLQRVRGSRPEKPSLLRLTRILLIYFGCKSLFEQVFIPIDIAFPVAMISFGFAFLMAAVFLPWSPREVFRTVAIVTGLHLVVFLWQNLPPNWSWLWIATFPVFLGPGFAVTAVKHSSRMKAFKMRFLAHRYGEVRREMTDARRIHEDLFPEPRDVGDLCFRYLYQPMRQIGGDFLFFHESPGIEGRIPTSCVLLDVTGHGLAAALTVNRLHGELERIFAEEPNAEPGRVLTQLNRYVHLTLAQHSIYASAVCMRVDPVTSELTYASAGHPPAFLRGVDGTVEELHSTTLVLGACAPADFLAEAESRPFGPGDLLIAYTDGAMEARNEEGRIIGRQWLMSMVAGADCGPGEWPKRVVGELDARRHGPPEDDTLVIEIHRLLERDAGSPEDAEASHATR, from the coding sequence ATGGCCCAGCCCACGTTCACCAGCGAGTTCACCCACGAGTTCGAGGCCGAGACCGGACGGCTGCTGCGCAAGCGGTTCCTGTGGTTCCTCGGCACGATGCTCGCGCTGTGGGTGATCGAGCACTCGGTGGCGCTGATCGGCTGGAAGGCGATCGCGTCGCTGGGAACCTGGATGGTGGCGCTCACGGCGTTGCTGGCCGTCGCCGACTTGGCGGTGTACGGCTGGCTGCTGCAGCGGGTGCGGGGGAGCCGTCCCGAGAAGCCCTCGCTGCTGCGGCTGACGCGGATCCTGCTGATCTACTTCGGGTGCAAGAGCCTGTTCGAGCAGGTGTTCATCCCCATCGACATCGCCTTCCCGGTGGCGATGATCAGCTTCGGCTTCGCGTTCCTGATGGCCGCGGTCTTCCTGCCGTGGTCGCCGCGGGAGGTGTTCCGCACCGTCGCGATCGTGACCGGGCTGCACCTGGTGGTGTTCCTGTGGCAGAACCTGCCGCCCAACTGGAGCTGGCTGTGGATCGCCACCTTCCCGGTGTTCCTCGGCCCGGGCTTCGCGGTGACGGCCGTCAAGCACAGCAGCCGCATGAAGGCCTTCAAAATGCGGTTCCTGGCGCACCGCTACGGCGAGGTCCGCCGCGAGATGACCGACGCCCGGCGCATCCACGAGGACCTGTTCCCCGAGCCGCGGGACGTCGGCGACCTGTGCTTCCGCTACCTGTACCAGCCCATGCGGCAGATTGGCGGCGACTTCCTGTTCTTCCATGAGTCGCCGGGCATCGAGGGGCGGATACCCACCAGCTGCGTGCTGCTGGATGTCACGGGCCACGGCCTCGCGGCGGCGCTGACGGTCAACCGGCTGCACGGCGAGCTGGAACGGATCTTCGCCGAGGAGCCCAACGCCGAACCGGGCCGCGTGCTCACGCAATTGAACCGCTACGTGCATCTGACTCTCGCGCAGCACTCGATCTACGCGTCGGCGGTGTGCATGCGGGTCGATCCGGTGACCAGCGAGCTGACCTACGCCAGCGCGGGCCATCCGCCGGCGTTCCTCCGCGGCGTCGACGGCACGGTCGAGGAGCTCCACAGCACCACCCTGGTGCTGGGCGCGTGCGCACCGGCCGACTTCCTGGCCGAGGCCGAGAGCCGGCCCTTCGGCCCCGGCGACCTGCTGATCGCCTACACCGATGGCGCGATGGAGGCCCGCAACGAGGAGGGCCGCATCATCGGCCGCCAGTGGCTGATGTCCATGGTCGCCGGCGCCGATTGCGGGCCGGGCGAATGGCCCAAGCGGGTCGTCGGCGAGCTCGACGCCCGGCGGCACGGCCCGCCCGAGGACGACACCCTGGTCATCGAGATCCACCGGCTGCTCGAGCGCGACGCGGGATCCCCCGAGGATGCCGAGGCGTCGCACGCCACCCGCTAG
- a CDS encoding NAD(P)-binding domain-containing protein → MRIGTLGTGNMARAVGGSLADAGHEVMLGSRDAEKARAIADELGRGVRGGTNDEAAEFAEIILHTVREVPSSFLRSTEPLAGTIIIDLNNRDFPRDIAGGPLFPSLHAQNQADVPKAQVVKCFNTMAMQIFAHDAETLRGFGVAAYVAGGNADARRVVADLATQIGFEAIDMGGADTGHPQAADVTEMHGDFIRTLIFGRQDPMMTSQARSIPTPASMPYGEPRY, encoded by the coding sequence ATGCGCATCGGCACGCTTGGTACGGGAAACATGGCCCGCGCCGTCGGCGGCTCGCTGGCGGATGCCGGCCACGAGGTGATGCTCGGATCCCGCGACGCCGAGAAGGCACGCGCGATCGCCGACGAGCTGGGCCGGGGCGTGCGAGGCGGCACCAACGACGAGGCGGCCGAGTTCGCCGAGATCATCCTGCACACCGTGCGAGAGGTGCCCAGCTCGTTCCTGCGGAGCACCGAGCCGCTGGCGGGCACGATCATCATCGACCTGAACAACCGCGACTTCCCGCGGGACATCGCCGGCGGGCCGCTGTTCCCCTCCCTGCACGCGCAGAACCAGGCCGACGTGCCGAAGGCGCAGGTCGTCAAGTGCTTCAACACGATGGCGATGCAGATCTTCGCCCACGACGCCGAGACGCTCCGCGGCTTCGGCGTGGCGGCCTACGTCGCCGGCGGCAACGCCGACGCCCGCCGCGTCGTGGCGGATCTGGCGACGCAGATCGGCTTCGAGGCCATCGACATGGGCGGCGCCGACACGGGCCATCCGCAGGCCGCCGACGTGACCGAGATGCACGGGGATTTCATCCGCACGCTGATCTTCGGCCGCCAGGACCCCATGATGACGTCTCAGGCGCGGTCGATCCCCACGCCGGCGTCGATGCCCTACGGCGAGCCGCGGTATTGA
- a CDS encoding MazG nucleotide pyrophosphohydrolase domain-containing protein, whose protein sequence is MTDQPPPGDVTLRGFQRLIRDRYFETDNARGVPGTFMWLIEEVGELATALQECQPGQNPTDAQRANLAEEFADVLAWLSTLANIAGVDLADATAKYTDPGRVEGVKH, encoded by the coding sequence ATGACCGACCAGCCACCCCCCGGCGACGTGACCCTCCGAGGCTTCCAGCGCCTCATCCGCGACCGCTACTTCGAGACCGACAACGCCCGCGGCGTGCCGGGCACCTTCATGTGGCTCATCGAGGAGGTGGGCGAGCTGGCGACGGCCCTCCAGGAGTGCCAGCCCGGCCAGAATCCGACCGACGCCCAGCGGGCCAACCTGGCCGAGGAGTTCGCCGACGTGCTGGCCTGGCTGAGCACCCTGGCCAACATCGCCGGCGTCGACCTAGCCGACGCGACGGCCAAGTACACCGATCCCGGCCGCGTCGAGGGCGTGAAGCACTAG
- the rpsL gene encoding 30S ribosomal protein S12, whose translation MPTINQLCRKPRRTPQVKSKVRDIEGCPQRRGVCLSVKTMTPKKPNSALRKVARVRLSNGREVTAYIGGEGHNLQEHSIVLVRGGRVPDLPGVRYHVVRGSLDSLGVDGRKQGRSKYGTKKGK comes from the coding sequence ATGCCGACCATCAACCAGCTCTGCCGCAAGCCCCGCCGCACGCCGCAGGTCAAGTCGAAGGTGCGCGACATCGAGGGCTGCCCGCAGCGTCGCGGCGTGTGCCTGAGCGTCAAGACGATGACGCCCAAGAAGCCCAACTCGGCCCTCCGCAAGGTGGCCCGCGTGCGGCTGAGCAACGGCCGCGAGGTGACCGCGTACATCGGTGGCGAGGGCCACAACCTGCAGGAGCACTCGATCGTGCTCGTGCGGGGCGGCCGCGTGCCCGATCTGCCCGGCGTGCGCTACCACGTCGTCCGCGGCTCGCTGGACAGCCTGGGCGTCGACGGCCGCAAGCAGGGCCGCTCGAAGTACGGCACCAAGAAGGGCAAGTAG
- the rpsG gene encoding 30S ribosomal protein S7: MSRKEEIMAGRITASESQLRPDPKYDNLVLAKFINCIMQDGKKTRATRVMYDAMDRIRGKLDKETDPEKPENELDLFIAAIENVKPFVEVRSKRIGGANYQVPQPVRGRRQQSLAFRWIIAAARKERGRPMAQRLADELYSAAKGEGEAMRKRDETHRMADANKAFAHFA; the protein is encoded by the coding sequence ATGAGCCGAAAGGAAGAGATCATGGCCGGCCGGATTACCGCGTCCGAGAGTCAGCTTCGCCCCGACCCCAAGTACGACAACCTCGTGCTGGCGAAGTTCATCAACTGCATCATGCAGGACGGCAAGAAGACGCGAGCCACCCGCGTGATGTACGACGCGATGGATCGCATCCGCGGCAAGCTCGACAAGGAAACCGACCCCGAGAAGCCCGAGAACGAGCTCGACCTGTTCATCGCGGCCATCGAGAACGTCAAGCCCTTCGTCGAGGTCCGCTCCAAGCGCATCGGCGGCGCCAACTACCAGGTGCCCCAGCCCGTGCGGGGGCGGCGGCAGCAGTCGCTCGCGTTTCGGTGGATCATCGCCGCCGCCCGCAAGGAGCGGGGCCGCCCGATGGCCCAGCGGCTGGCCGACGAGCTCTACAGCGCCGCCAAGGGCGAGGGCGAGGCGATGCGGAAGCGCGACGAGACGCACCGCATGGCCGACGCGAACAAGGCCTTCGCGCACTTCGCCTAA
- a CDS encoding ThiF family adenylyltransferase, producing the protein MADSRYHRQILIPEIGVEGQRKLAEGRVLLVGCGALGCAIADQLARAGVGSIRIADRDTVEPTNLQRQTLYAEADVGRAKVEAAADRLRAINSTIEIEPVAADVTAENAEELAVGVDAILDGTDNFETRFLLNDLAVKRGVPYAYGGVIAARGMAATFVPRPHAHATPCLRCIIPTPPPAASVPTCDTAGVLGPAVAIVAAQQAADAIKMLLGRFDLLGGTMLDFDLMANSRRRYVLADLAPEDGCRACGERRFDFLERESGGDARALCGRNAVQVTPGRVEDGARAIPLDALADRLGLHGSCQRIGPLLKANVESDGRRWQLTIFPDGRTIVAGTEDPAEARSVYARLIGA; encoded by the coding sequence GTGGCTGATTCCCGCTACCACCGGCAGATCCTGATCCCCGAGATCGGCGTCGAGGGCCAGCGAAAGCTGGCCGAGGGCCGCGTGCTGCTCGTGGGCTGCGGCGCACTGGGCTGCGCGATCGCCGACCAGCTCGCGCGGGCGGGCGTCGGCTCCATCCGCATCGCCGACCGCGACACCGTCGAGCCCACCAATCTGCAACGCCAGACGCTCTACGCCGAAGCGGACGTTGGCCGCGCGAAGGTCGAGGCCGCCGCCGATCGCCTGCGGGCGATCAACTCGACGATCGAGATCGAACCGGTGGCCGCGGACGTCACGGCCGAGAACGCCGAGGAGCTTGCCGTGGGCGTCGATGCCATCCTCGACGGCACGGACAACTTCGAGACCCGCTTCCTGCTCAACGACCTTGCGGTGAAGCGCGGCGTGCCGTACGCCTACGGCGGGGTGATCGCCGCCCGCGGCATGGCGGCGACCTTCGTGCCGCGTCCGCACGCGCACGCCACGCCGTGCCTGCGGTGCATCATCCCCACGCCGCCTCCCGCGGCCAGCGTGCCGACGTGCGACACCGCGGGCGTGCTCGGGCCGGCGGTGGCGATCGTCGCCGCGCAGCAGGCCGCCGACGCCATCAAGATGCTGCTCGGCCGCTTCGACCTGCTGGGCGGCACGATGCTCGACTTCGACCTGATGGCGAACAGCCGCCGGCGGTACGTGCTCGCGGACCTGGCGCCGGAGGATGGCTGCCGCGCATGCGGCGAGCGCCGCTTCGACTTCCTGGAACGCGAGAGCGGCGGCGACGCCCGCGCGCTCTGCGGCCGCAACGCGGTGCAGGTGACGCCGGGCCGCGTCGAGGACGGCGCACGAGCCATCCCGCTCGACGCACTCGCCGACCGCCTCGGCCTGCACGGCTCGTGCCAGCGCATCGGCCCGCTGCTGAAGGCGAACGTCGAGAGCGACGGCCGCCGCTGGCAGCTGACGATCTTCCCCGATGGCCGCACGATCGTGGCGGGCACCGAGGATCCGGCCGAGGCGCGATCGGTGTACGCGAGGCTCATCGGCGCATAG
- a CDS encoding transporter substrate-binding domain-containing protein: MLRRHLAMLACSLAAGCAAWAQDAPPADPPSFRVMTKATPPFVIEGAGGELSGLSVDLWSRVAADLGVQTEWELAPLEDMLAAVEAGEADAAISAITISAEREASMDFSHAYFSSGLGIAVPAESSGMAGLWGIVGAFFSVAFLQAVAALALVLFVSGVLMWLFERRRNAEQFGGGAAGVANGFWWSAVTMTTVGYGDKAPVTLGGRLVALVWMFASIIVIAAFTGGIASAITVGALEGKVQGPEDLPGARVAAPAGTTATGYLARNGVPTTTTDNIEDAMALLADGQVDAVVHDAPVLRHLARTDRDGVVRVLEATFQPQNYGIALPTGSPLRERINRAILAETSSLEWQETVRRYLGR; encoded by the coding sequence ATGCTCCGACGCCACCTTGCCATGCTCGCGTGCTCCCTCGCCGCGGGCTGCGCCGCCTGGGCCCAGGACGCGCCGCCAGCCGACCCGCCGTCGTTCCGTGTCATGACCAAGGCCACGCCGCCCTTCGTGATCGAGGGTGCCGGCGGCGAGTTGAGCGGCCTAAGCGTCGACCTGTGGTCCCGCGTGGCCGCCGACCTGGGCGTGCAGACCGAGTGGGAACTCGCGCCGCTGGAGGACATGCTGGCGGCGGTGGAGGCGGGCGAGGCCGACGCAGCGATCTCGGCGATCACCATCAGCGCCGAGCGCGAGGCCAGCATGGACTTCTCGCACGCCTACTTCAGCTCCGGATTGGGCATCGCCGTGCCCGCCGAATCGTCGGGCATGGCCGGCCTGTGGGGCATCGTCGGGGCGTTCTTCTCGGTGGCATTCCTGCAGGCCGTCGCGGCCCTCGCGTTGGTGCTCTTCGTCAGCGGCGTGCTGATGTGGCTCTTCGAGCGACGCAGGAACGCGGAGCAGTTCGGCGGCGGCGCTGCGGGGGTGGCCAACGGCTTCTGGTGGTCGGCCGTTACGATGACCACGGTGGGCTACGGCGACAAGGCGCCGGTGACCCTGGGCGGGCGGCTGGTCGCGCTGGTCTGGATGTTCGCGAGCATCATCGTGATCGCGGCCTTCACCGGCGGCATCGCCAGCGCCATCACCGTCGGCGCACTCGAGGGCAAGGTGCAGGGGCCCGAGGACCTGCCGGGCGCCCGCGTCGCCGCCCCCGCCGGCACCACGGCAACCGGCTACCTCGCCCGCAACGGCGTGCCCACCACCACCACCGACAACATCGAGGATGCGATGGCGCTGCTGGCCGACGGGCAGGTCGACGCCGTCGTGCACGACGCGCCCGTGCTGCGGCACCTCGCCCGCACCGACCGCGACGGCGTGGTGCGGGTGCTCGAGGCGACCTTCCAGCCCCAGAACTACGGCATCGCGCTGCCCACGGGCAGTCCGCTCCGCGAGCGGATCAACCGGGCGATCCTGGCCGAAACCAGCTCGCTGGAGTGGCAGGAGACGGTGCGGCGGTACCTGGGTCGCTAG
- a CDS encoding aminotransferase class III-fold pyridoxal phosphate-dependent enzyme encodes MTQVDSKQTGFEHLHGSLAGHALREDPAVLAAIDAIVERTRAHAEGITDVRPPSGEAAASFDDLVRRAEAMKGRPLLYKYVGSGLGNGALVELADGSVKWDMIGGIGVHFFGHSHPELVRAQAVAALDDTAKSGNLMSNFEAYRFGETLLEYAGRNSKLSEAFITTSGAMANESALKVCYQKHFPASRVIAFKHCFMGRSVTMAQIGDSAGGREGLPLSTQVDYMPFWNDVAAEKVGGKTAFIDHCKWRLQQFIDRYPRMHACFIFELVQGEGGFNTAPREFFVELMDMCKASGIAVWDDEIQTFGRTRNMFAYETYDLGEYVDVFCVGKMTQACATLWTDEYKPKPGLLSGTFTGSGTDFTVGTRILEMLGEGDYYGNDGRIAQHHAAFREQVQALMGRHPEWFPEALFTSELVGGEGGMMRFTPFGGEKAKIAAACKACFEEGVILFWCGHGPYHVRMLPPLGVMDLADWPRVFGVVERALAKVAAS; translated from the coding sequence ATGACCCAGGTGGATTCCAAACAAACCGGCTTCGAGCACCTCCACGGCTCCCTGGCGGGCCACGCCCTCCGCGAGGATCCGGCGGTGCTGGCGGCCATCGACGCCATCGTCGAGCGGACGCGGGCCCACGCCGAGGGCATCACCGACGTGCGGCCGCCCTCGGGCGAGGCGGCGGCCTCCTTCGACGACCTCGTCCGGCGGGCCGAGGCGATGAAGGGCCGCCCGCTGCTGTACAAGTACGTCGGCAGCGGCCTGGGCAACGGCGCCCTCGTCGAGCTGGCCGACGGCAGCGTGAAGTGGGACATGATCGGCGGCATCGGCGTGCACTTCTTCGGGCACAGCCACCCCGAGCTGGTGCGGGCCCAGGCCGTCGCGGCCCTCGACGACACCGCCAAGTCGGGCAACCTGATGTCCAACTTCGAGGCCTACCGCTTCGGCGAGACGCTGCTGGAGTACGCCGGCCGCAACAGCAAGCTCAGCGAGGCCTTCATCACCACGTCGGGCGCGATGGCCAACGAGAGCGCCCTGAAGGTGTGCTACCAGAAGCACTTCCCCGCCTCCCGCGTCATCGCCTTCAAGCACTGCTTCATGGGCCGCAGCGTGACGATGGCCCAGATCGGCGATTCGGCCGGGGGCCGCGAGGGCCTGCCGCTATCCACCCAGGTCGACTACATGCCCTTCTGGAACGACGTGGCGGCCGAGAAGGTGGGCGGAAAGACCGCGTTCATCGACCACTGCAAGTGGCGGCTGCAGCAGTTCATCGACCGCTACCCGAGGATGCACGCCTGCTTCATCTTCGAGCTGGTGCAGGGCGAGGGCGGGTTCAATACCGCGCCCCGGGAGTTCTTCGTCGAGCTCATGGACATGTGCAAGGCGAGCGGCATCGCCGTGTGGGACGACGAGATCCAGACCTTCGGCCGCACGCGGAACATGTTCGCCTACGAGACCTACGACCTGGGCGAGTACGTCGACGTCTTCTGCGTGGGCAAGATGACCCAGGCCTGCGCCACGCTGTGGACCGACGAGTACAAGCCCAAGCCCGGCCTGCTCAGCGGCACGTTCACCGGCAGCGGTACGGACTTCACCGTGGGCACCCGCATCCTCGAGATGCTGGGCGAGGGCGACTACTACGGCAACGACGGCCGCATCGCGCAGCACCACGCCGCCTTCCGCGAGCAGGTGCAAGCGCTCATGGGCCGCCACCCCGAGTGGTTCCCCGAGGCGCTGTTCACCAGCGAGCTCGTCGGCGGCGAGGGCGGCATGATGCGCTTCACGCCCTTCGGCGGCGAAAAGGCCAAGATCGCCGCCGCCTGCAAGGCCTGCTTCGAGGAGGGCGTCATCCTCTTCTGGTGCGGCCACGGCCCCTACCACGTCCGCATGCTGCCGCCGCTGGGCGTGATGGACCTCGCGGACTGGCCGCGGGTGTTCGGGGTGGTGGAGCGGGCGCTGGCGAAGGTTGCCGCCTCTTAG